TTCTTGTCACAAACGTTTCACCGCGACGGGGAGATTCATGATTGAAAAGAATACCATTACAAACAAACATATTATACCCGTCACGATAGTTTCTGGACATATAATAAGCATAAACCTTTGCACATGCATACGGACTGCGTGGCCAGAACTTAGTGTCCTCATTCTGCGGCGGTGGTGTCGCACCAAACATCTCCGAACTGGATGCCTGATAGAATCTAATGTTTTGCCCGCTTTTTCGGATGGTTTCTAATAAACGGGTTGTTCCAAGCCCTGTGACATTCCCGGTGTATTCAGGCGTGTCAAAGCTTACTCTCACGTGGCTCTGAGCGCCTAGATGATAAACTTCCGAAGGTTTGATATTGTAAATTATATTGGAAATCTGTTCCGTATCTGATAAATCTCCATAATGAAGAATCAACTTAGGTTCATCATGGGGATCTTGATATATGTGATCAAGACGGGATGTATTGAAAGTAGATGCACGGCGAATAAGGCCATGGACGGTATATCCTTTATTTAGGAGAAGCTCTGCCAGATAGGACCCGTCCTGACCTGTAATGCCGGTTATGAGAGCGGTTTTTGTAATGTGAATCACCTTGATATTTATTATATGTGTGAGGAAGCTATTTACACGTTATTCTCCATAATAGATGGTTTAGAAAACACAATCCTTTTGATGAACATAAATCATATTATACAAGCAGGAAACACTTTATGTACACAATAATTCTTGCTGGTGGTTTTGGTACTAGACTATTCCCGTTGAGCAGGAGTAACTATCCCAAGCAGTTTATCCCGCTTTTTGGTGACAAATCACTATTTCAAAAAGCCGTTTTGCGTGCATTGCTGTTTTCAAAACCGGATGAAATATTTGTTGTAACAAATGACACCCATAAATTCCTTGTAAATGATCAACTACGTCAGATTGCTGTCTCCTGCAATGTTCTTGAAGAACCTTGCGGAAAAAATACCCTTCCGGCTATTACCTACGCATCTTTGAAAATATATGAAAAGAAAAAAGAAGCTGTGATCCTCGTCCTATCATCGGATCAACTTCTTGAGGAGGGAGAAGTATACACTTCAGCGGTAAGAGCGGCCGAAAAATTAACCAGAGAATATATTGTAACATTTGGCGTAGTGCCAAAAACGCCCCACACAGGATACGGATATATTCGTCCTGGCGATAAAATTGGTGATGGATACAAGGTGGCTGCATTTGTGGAGAAGCCAGACATCCGTACTGCAGAGAAATATATGAAAGAGGGATATCTCTGGAATGCAGGTATATTTTGTTTTTCTGCCGACTTATTTCTCAAAGAGTGTAGGAGATATGCTCCAGATGTATTTGATGCCTTCAAAAACGATGTCTTGGAAGCATATAAACGGACTCCAAAGATTTCTATTGATTATGGTCTGTTGGAAAAATCATCCAAGGTTGCAGTTGTACCCTTTTCAATAGCATGGAACGATCTCGGAAGTTTCGAAGCACTGTATTCAGTCAGTGAAAAAAATGAAGAGGGAAATGCAGTTAACTTTGAATATGTTACCCCTGATGGAAAAAATAATCTCATAATATCGGAGAGACTTGTTTCAACCATTGGAATATCTGATACAGCGATCATCGATACAACAGACGTTCTCGTGATATGCCCAACTAATCAAACCCAGAAGATCGGAACTATTTCCGAGTTGCTTCGACAGAAAAATGATGAGAGAGTCGACACTCACACAACCGTCCAACGACCATGGGGATGTTATACAACGCTCCTGAAAAGTGAAACTTACCTTGATAAAAGGTTAATCCTAAATCCCCATAACCGTATTTCTCTTCAATATCATAATCACCGAAGCGAACATTGGGTGGTGGTCAGCGGGATTGCTGAAGTTACAAATGGCGATAAACTGCTCACTGTTAAAGCAGGGGAAAGTACCTTTGTTCTGGCAGGAACTTTGCACCATCTCGCAAATCCTGGAAATGATGCACTTGAAGTAATAGAAGTTCAGAATGGACATCCGCTTTCAGAAGATGATATATTCAGGTGCGAGGATGATTTTCACCGAGAGACAAAATGATGTTTCCACGGATTTCAATAATAGTACCTCTCTACAACAAGGTTAACGAGGTCCAGAGGGCTATCGATTCGATTTTCGCTCAGACAATACAGGATTTTGAACTTATAATAGTTGACGGAGGTTCAACCGACGGCAGTCTGGATGCGATAAAAAAATACGAGCTTGATCCACGCTATCGTCTAATTCATCAGATTTCAAAAGGTTTGCCGGTAGGAAGAAATGACGGGATTGTAGCTGCCAGCACAGACATCATTGCCTTTCTGGATGCAGACGATGAATGGTGCCCCACGTTTTTAGAGAAAATATTTCATCTACGCCAGATGTATCCATATGCAGGCTTATATGCAACGGCCTATGCTACGCGTTATGAAGATTCTTTTCGTGAGCCACGTCTGAGCGAAATTCCTTCTGCACCTTGGGAAGGGCTGCTGAAATCCTATTTTCGAAGTTCAGCACTTGCATTTATCTATCCTTTTGCACCCTGCTACGTTGCAATTCCAAGATTTACCTTTACTACAGTTGGCCTCTTTAATCCCAATCTTCGAACTGGGG
The sequence above is a segment of the uncultured Methanocorpusculum sp. genome. Coding sequences within it:
- a CDS encoding glycosyltransferase family A protein, translating into MMFPRISIIVPLYNKVNEVQRAIDSIFAQTIQDFELIIVDGGSTDGSLDAIKKYELDPRYRLIHQISKGLPVGRNDGIVAASTDIIAFLDADDEWCPTFLEKIFHLRQMYPYAGLYATAYATRYEDSFREPRLSEIPSAPWEGLLKSYFRSSALAFIYPFAPCYVAIPRFTFTTVGLFNPNLRTGEDAEMWGRIALNLPIAFTSSIGAIYSAVASNKMTDNPTVLIQHPFVEYLAAYPENELNKHPDIENIRLYIQKEELAIALNNLYAHDSRQA
- a CDS encoding GDP-mannose 4,6-dehydratase is translated as MIHITKTALITGITGQDGSYLAELLLNKGYTVHGLIRRASTFNTSRLDHIYQDPHDEPKLILHYGDLSDTEQISNIIYNIKPSEVYHLGAQSHVRVSFDTPEYTGNVTGLGTTRLLETIRKSGQNIRFYQASSSEMFGATPPPQNEDTKFWPRSPYACAKVYAYYMSRNYRDGYNMFVCNGILFNHESPRRGETFVTRKITRGLANIVAGKTKISLYGQS
- a CDS encoding mannose-1-phosphate guanylyltransferase/mannose-6-phosphate isomerase gives rise to the protein MYTIILAGGFGTRLFPLSRSNYPKQFIPLFGDKSLFQKAVLRALLFSKPDEIFVVTNDTHKFLVNDQLRQIAVSCNVLEEPCGKNTLPAITYASLKIYEKKKEAVILVLSSDQLLEEGEVYTSAVRAAEKLTREYIVTFGVVPKTPHTGYGYIRPGDKIGDGYKVAAFVEKPDIRTAEKYMKEGYLWNAGIFCFSADLFLKECRRYAPDVFDAFKNDVLEAYKRTPKISIDYGLLEKSSKVAVVPFSIAWNDLGSFEALYSVSEKNEEGNAVNFEYVTPDGKNNLIISERLVSTIGISDTAIIDTTDVLVICPTNQTQKIGTISELLRQKNDERVDTHTTVQRPWGCYTTLLKSETYLDKRLILNPHNRISLQYHNHRSEHWVVVSGIAEVTNGDKLLTVKAGESTFVLAGTLHHLANPGNDALEVIEVQNGHPLSEDDIFRCEDDFHRETK